The following proteins are co-located in the Shouchella hunanensis genome:
- a CDS encoding YIP1 family protein, translated as MKQTNPWLAIWVAPRQTMKDTLKSDIHKQATLILSIIFGGLTSFWFSRSETLLLASTGNFLPLVITILIGAFTGPILYYGFSFAFGHVGGWYGGNGDVKATRKVFVYALFMPGIFVGLINLILFGLALLTLQAQTPILRTIVSFGSVMIDLTVVWVFAIFLIAYSEAQKIGILKALLVIIAMIGCLAGLYIVVDLLAHLLIG; from the coding sequence TTGAAACAAACAAATCCATGGCTCGCCATATGGGTTGCGCCTCGCCAAACAATGAAAGATACATTAAAAAGTGATATACATAAACAAGCGACTCTCATACTATCCATTATTTTTGGAGGGTTAACCAGTTTTTGGTTTTCTAGAAGTGAAACGTTGCTTCTAGCTTCTACAGGTAATTTCCTTCCACTTGTCATTACCATTTTAATTGGGGCATTTACTGGACCGATCCTTTATTACGGCTTTAGTTTTGCGTTTGGCCATGTAGGCGGTTGGTATGGAGGAAACGGTGACGTCAAAGCGACACGAAAAGTATTTGTTTACGCTTTGTTTATGCCTGGCATTTTTGTTGGTTTAATTAATTTGATTCTATTTGGTCTCGCTTTACTCACCCTTCAAGCCCAAACGCCGATCTTACGTACGATCGTTAGTTTCGGCTCAGTCATGATTGACTTAACAGTCGTTTGGGTTTTCGCCATTTTTTTGATTGCTTATTCCGAAGCACAAAAGATTGGTATCTTGAAAGCACTGCTTGTCATCATCGCCATGATTGGATGTCTTGCAGGGCTGTACATTGTAGTCGATTTACTAGCACACTTACTAATCGGTTAA
- a CDS encoding anti-sigma-F factor Fin — protein MAVHYGCKYCQKQMATLENQYTFEELGISKLGAVDQLESVRVTQEGDVHIAAICEDCYQAFQLNPLLHETQNVIH, from the coding sequence ATGGCTGTGCATTATGGTTGTAAGTACTGTCAAAAACAAATGGCAACGCTGGAAAATCAATATACTTTCGAGGAATTAGGGATAAGCAAATTAGGTGCCGTGGATCAGTTAGAGAGCGTTCGAGTAACTCAAGAAGGCGATGTCCATATTGCGGCAATTTGCGAGGATTGTTACCAAGCTTTTCAATTAAATCCGCTTTTGCACGAAACTCAAAATGTGATTCATTAA
- a CDS encoding 50S ribosomal protein L25/general stress protein Ctc, whose product MTVLQARDRKDLTGQETRNIRLNGFVPGVLYGNKIESQPVSVESVAFLKTMREVGQNGLFDLELENGKKHHVMVQEVQVDPLKNHYTHIDFFEVNMKEKRDANVPVHLEGEAPGASEGGIVNHLLYEITVHCLPADIPESITVDISNLNVGDTLSISEMRSTVSVDIVNEDDEAVVTVQAPTVTEDPDETEEDGTTALGVEATEEREDDDKDRPGRVE is encoded by the coding sequence ATGACAGTATTACAAGCTCGTGATCGTAAAGACTTAACAGGACAAGAAACAAGAAATATTCGTCTAAATGGTTTTGTGCCAGGCGTACTATATGGTAATAAAATTGAGAGTCAGCCGGTTTCAGTAGAAAGTGTTGCTTTCTTAAAAACAATGAGAGAAGTAGGCCAAAACGGTTTATTTGATCTTGAATTAGAAAACGGTAAAAAGCACCACGTAATGGTGCAAGAAGTTCAAGTGGACCCTTTGAAAAATCATTACACGCATATTGATTTCTTCGAAGTAAACATGAAAGAAAAACGTGATGCAAATGTACCTGTTCATTTAGAAGGGGAAGCGCCAGGAGCAAGCGAAGGCGGTATTGTGAACCATCTTCTTTATGAAATTACTGTACATTGTTTACCGGCGGATATTCCGGAAAGCATTACGGTAGACATTTCAAATTTAAACGTTGGAGATACGCTATCAATTTCAGAGATGCGTTCCACTGTTTCTGTGGACATCGTGAATGAAGATGACGAAGCGGTTGTAACGGTACAAGCGCCAACGGTAACAGAAGATCCAGATGAAACAGAAGAAGATGGTACGACTGCGCTAGGTGTAGAAGCAACAGAAGAGCGTGAGGATGACGACAAAGATCGTCCGGGTCGTGTTGAATAG
- the pth gene encoding aminoacyl-tRNA hydrolase, whose product MKLIVGLGNPGKQFDNTRHNIGFDSVDLIAEQFDSSLTKQKFNGLYGETIVNGEKVMLLKPLTYMNLSGECVRPFMDYFNVSLEELVVLYDDLDIPPGKIRLRQKGSAGGHNGIKSLIHHLGTQEFNRVRIGVGRPTNNEPVVKYVLNRAAGDEKALLEDAIKKTAQSIEAWMTKPFLEVMNVYNR is encoded by the coding sequence ATGAAGTTAATTGTGGGGTTGGGAAATCCTGGTAAACAGTTTGATAACACAAGACATAATATAGGTTTCGACAGTGTTGACCTCATAGCTGAACAATTCGATTCTTCTCTTACTAAGCAAAAATTCAACGGCTTATATGGAGAAACGATTGTAAATGGTGAGAAAGTAATGTTGCTAAAACCTTTAACGTATATGAACCTTTCTGGAGAGTGTGTTCGGCCGTTTATGGATTATTTCAACGTAAGCTTAGAAGAGCTTGTTGTCTTGTATGATGATTTAGATATACCGCCAGGAAAAATACGTTTACGCCAAAAGGGTAGTGCAGGTGGTCATAACGGAATTAAATCACTTATTCATCATTTAGGAACCCAAGAATTTAACCGGGTTCGTATTGGTGTGGGACGTCCTACTAACAATGAACCAGTTGTGAAATACGTCTTAAACCGTGCCGCAGGTGATGAGAAAGCGCTTTTAGAGGATGCCATTAAAAAGACGGCACAATCAATTGAAGCATGGATGACAAAGCCGTTCCTTGAAGTGATGAATGTATACAACCGATAG
- a CDS encoding putative polysaccharide biosynthesis protein, with the protein MNTSHVLKGAFLLSVAALVTKLLSAVYRIPFQNMAGDLGFYVYQQVYPFFGMMTILALYGFPVVLSRQIAEKKAQGKDEEVNELLSYTFLGLSLVSIVICALFIVFSRQLALFIGDESLTDVIRLVGFGFLFLPVLSFFRGAGQGINHMTPTALSQVSEQFVRVLAILVLTYVLASRGYDAYVIGEGAIYASLLGSVVGCAFLLVLANKKDMRFHTQLSFKKFFRHQAVFLKQSLFICLNSLILLLFQVVDVMTVVRSLQATSMSDVAIYTAKGVYDRGQPLIQLGTILITSIALAVVPLLSNALATKRYKDARRYRDVMMRLTILLGGGATIGLFLLMDSINTMLFTNQAGTEVLRVFVLSIFPCSIYLAGAAIIQGYGRIHIPVYAIVAGIGTKIIGNVMFIMVMKSTMGAALANVLAFTVMMGIVLYSLKKIDQRLFVQKQSYVILLIVLLSMGVLVLGVKAGMNQWLSLPSQRSVHAIQALTLAGIGAGYVGVAVLFSNIFTVREWASAPKLAALRKQVIQKFINK; encoded by the coding sequence TTGAATACATCACACGTGCTAAAAGGGGCTTTCCTCTTATCGGTTGCTGCACTCGTAACGAAATTATTAAGTGCTGTCTACCGAATTCCTTTTCAAAATATGGCTGGAGATCTAGGTTTTTATGTCTATCAGCAAGTCTATCCTTTCTTTGGCATGATGACAATCCTAGCCTTATATGGTTTTCCTGTTGTGCTGTCACGGCAAATTGCTGAGAAAAAAGCACAAGGAAAAGATGAAGAAGTCAACGAATTATTAAGCTATACGTTTTTAGGATTATCGCTAGTATCCATTGTGATATGCGCGCTCTTTATAGTCTTTTCACGCCAACTTGCTTTATTTATCGGGGATGAATCTCTTACAGATGTCATTCGACTTGTTGGGTTTGGGTTTTTATTTCTACCTGTTTTAAGTTTTTTTAGAGGAGCTGGGCAAGGGATAAATCATATGACGCCGACAGCACTATCGCAAGTAAGCGAGCAATTTGTTCGGGTGCTAGCCATTCTTGTTTTAACGTATGTGTTAGCCTCTAGAGGATATGATGCCTACGTAATAGGGGAAGGTGCTATCTATGCCTCTCTTCTAGGTAGCGTAGTTGGCTGTGCTTTTTTACTTGTGCTAGCGAATAAAAAAGATATGCGTTTTCATACTCAACTTTCTTTCAAAAAGTTTTTCCGCCATCAGGCTGTTTTTTTAAAGCAAAGCTTGTTTATTTGTTTAAATTCACTTATTTTATTGCTATTTCAAGTTGTTGACGTTATGACCGTTGTACGCTCCTTACAAGCAACATCGATGTCCGATGTCGCGATCTACACAGCAAAAGGAGTCTATGATCGCGGCCAGCCTTTAATTCAATTAGGGACCATTTTAATTACATCGATTGCTCTAGCCGTTGTACCATTATTATCAAACGCCCTCGCAACGAAAAGGTACAAGGATGCGCGACGCTATCGCGATGTCATGATGAGACTAACGATTCTGCTAGGTGGTGGGGCAACAATTGGGCTGTTTTTATTAATGGATTCAATTAACACCATGCTTTTTACAAACCAAGCAGGTACCGAAGTATTAAGAGTGTTTGTTTTGTCCATTTTTCCTTGTTCTATCTATTTGGCTGGGGCTGCTATTATTCAAGGGTATGGACGCATCCATATTCCGGTCTATGCAATCGTTGCAGGTATAGGAACAAAAATAATTGGAAATGTGATGTTTATAATGGTAATGAAGTCTACGATGGGTGCAGCCCTTGCAAATGTGTTAGCCTTTACAGTGATGATGGGCATTGTGCTGTATTCGCTAAAAAAGATTGATCAGCGACTGTTTGTACAAAAGCAATCATATGTAATATTGCTTATCGTGCTGCTCAGTATGGGGGTACTCGTACTTGGGGTTAAGGCAGGAATGAATCAATGGCTTTCTTTACCAAGTCAACGAAGTGTTCATGCAATCCAAGCCCTTACTCTTGCAGGAATTGGTGCAGGTTATGTAGGGGTGGCAGTATTGTTTAGCAATATTTTTACGGTGCGAGAATGGGCTAGTGCGCCTAAATTAGCGGCTTTACGGAAACAGGTTATTCAAAAGTTTATTAACAAATAG
- a CDS encoding ribose-phosphate diphosphokinase has translation MANYSDPSLKVFTLNSNKALAEEIARHIGVSLGKNSVMRFSDGEVQINIEESIRGCDVYLIQSTSAPANEHLMELLIMIDAVKRASARTINIVMPYYGYARQDRKARAREPITAKLVANLLETAGATRVLTIDLHATQIQGFFDIPVDQLMGVPILSDYFSSKGLDDIVVVSPDHGGVVRARKMADRLKAPIAIIDKRRPRPNVSEVMNIVGNIEGKTAIIIDDIIDTAGTITLAANALVEQGAKEVYACCTHPVLSGPAVDRIRNSKIKELVVTNTIDLDEEKKGANITELSVAELMAEAIIRVHEDASVSTLFD, from the coding sequence ATGGCAAACTATAGCGACCCAAGCTTAAAGGTCTTTACTCTTAATTCTAACAAGGCTTTGGCTGAAGAAATCGCTCGACATATTGGAGTTTCTCTTGGAAAGAATTCTGTCATGCGCTTTAGTGATGGTGAAGTTCAAATTAACATTGAAGAAAGTATTCGTGGCTGTGATGTATACTTAATTCAATCAACATCGGCTCCAGCGAACGAACACTTAATGGAACTCTTAATTATGATTGATGCAGTAAAACGAGCTTCAGCGCGTACGATCAACATTGTTATGCCTTATTACGGCTATGCGAGACAAGATCGAAAAGCACGGGCGCGAGAACCAATCACAGCTAAACTTGTGGCTAATCTGCTTGAAACGGCTGGTGCAACTCGTGTTTTAACAATTGACCTCCATGCAACTCAAATTCAAGGTTTCTTTGATATCCCAGTTGACCAGTTAATGGGTGTACCAATTTTATCTGATTATTTTAGCAGCAAAGGGCTTGACGATATTGTTGTTGTTTCACCGGATCATGGTGGAGTGGTACGAGCTCGTAAAATGGCCGACCGCTTAAAAGCACCAATTGCTATTATTGATAAACGTCGACCAAGACCAAACGTGTCAGAAGTAATGAATATTGTTGGTAATATTGAAGGAAAGACAGCCATTATTATTGATGATATTATTGATACAGCAGGAACAATTACACTTGCGGCGAATGCTTTAGTAGAACAAGGAGCAAAAGAAGTATATGCTTGCTGTACGCACCCTGTTCTATCTGGTCCAGCAGTAGATCGAATTCGCAACTCTAAGATTAAAGAATTGGTTGTAACGAATACAATTGATTTGGATGAAGAGAAAAAAGGTGCCAACATTACAGAGTTGTCTGTAGCGGAGTTGATGGCTGAGGCTATTATTCGCGTACATGAAGATGCTTCTGTATCCACCTTATTCGATTGA
- a CDS encoding YIP1 family protein, giving the protein MSTFFKVWINPRGVIRNKIEQEAQVQPFGKYLLLAYISGIFSIMFSFEMEAPFSASVFSLSVFLGAIVTSVLSVFLMPVLFKWFGSWVGGRGSLAEVRVAVIYTQVLPQIFIGILLLPFILLIGESYFLVFENSLEPQLSGLQNWALLVASLLLIVLFIWQFIVMLQGLGEAHGFSAWKSLLVYIIFTVLLTIFLVIVGLILALTIGILFI; this is encoded by the coding sequence ATGAGTACATTCTTTAAAGTTTGGATAAATCCGAGAGGGGTTATTCGTAACAAAATTGAGCAGGAAGCACAGGTACAACCATTTGGTAAATACTTACTGCTTGCCTACATATCTGGAATTTTTTCGATTATGTTTTCCTTTGAAATGGAAGCGCCTTTTTCAGCTTCAGTGTTTAGTCTTTCTGTATTTCTTGGTGCTATTGTTACGTCTGTGTTATCGGTATTTTTAATGCCCGTTTTGTTTAAATGGTTTGGTAGTTGGGTTGGAGGTAGAGGTTCGTTAGCAGAAGTGAGAGTCGCTGTTATTTATACACAAGTGTTACCTCAGATTTTTATTGGCATTTTACTATTACCTTTTATCTTACTAATTGGTGAGAGCTACTTCTTAGTTTTTGAAAATTCTTTAGAGCCCCAGCTTAGCGGCTTACAAAATTGGGCACTACTTGTTGCATCCTTACTTCTGATTGTGTTATTTATATGGCAATTTATTGTAATGCTACAAGGGTTAGGAGAGGCACATGGTTTTTCAGCGTGGAAGTCATTACTCGTCTATATTATTTTTACTGTTTTATTAACCATCTTCTTAGTCATTGTTGGTTTAATCTTGGCGTTAACGATTGGCATACTGTTTATTTAG
- the spoVT gene encoding stage V sporulation protein T: MKATGIVRRIDDLGRVVIPKEIRRTLRIREGDPLEIFVDREGEVILKKYSPISELGDFAKEYAEALYDSLNQYVLISDRDTYIAVAGASKKEYANKAVGEVIETVMANRKSHMEANAGEYNLVGDHKDDYKGYVAAPIIASGDPIGAVVIFSKSEALSGKLEQKMAETAAGFLARQMEQ; encoded by the coding sequence ATGAAAGCAACTGGAATTGTAAGACGTATTGACGATCTTGGCAGGGTTGTGATACCTAAAGAAATAAGAAGAACGTTACGCATTCGTGAAGGCGATCCGCTCGAAATATTTGTTGATCGAGAAGGTGAAGTGATTCTAAAGAAATACTCACCAATCTCTGAGTTAGGTGACTTCGCAAAGGAATATGCCGAGGCCTTATACGATAGTTTAAATCAATATGTGTTAATTTCTGATCGTGATACATATATTGCGGTAGCTGGCGCTTCTAAAAAAGAATATGCAAACAAGGCCGTTGGTGAAGTAATTGAAACTGTAATGGCTAACCGTAAATCTCACATGGAAGCGAATGCAGGCGAATATAACCTTGTTGGCGATCACAAAGATGATTATAAAGGCTACGTGGCGGCACCAATCATTGCTAGTGGTGATCCTATTGGTGCAGTTGTGATCTTTTCAAAGTCAGAAGCGCTATCAGGAAAACTAGAACAGAAAATGGCTGAAACCGCAGCTGGCTTTTTAGCCCGTCAAATGGAACAATAG
- the mfd gene encoding transcription-repair coupling factor, which produces MLGLQQFVSGTNELQTIANGIEKGQSEQVLSGLTGSSRTVASASLYRETQRNQLIVTHNLFQAQKMYEDLVDLLGEEKVYLYPVNELISAEIAVASPEMKAQRIDVLNRLVNGFSGIIVVPLAGVRRLLPPKTLWAQYQLDVTVGTDVQELDSFISQLVSMGYRRTDMVSAPGEMSVRGGIIDLYPLTEEHPIRIELFDTEIDSLRYFSLETQRSEGQLETIKIGPAEEVLLTSTHYSHAASVLEEQLSVTTKKVSNKKTRESLQERIPFEIAQLKQGQPFEGMYKYMSFYYESPHTLLSYMSEHAVIWIDEITRVKEMSENLIKEEAEWHTSMIEQGAIVHGAEMSYELLNRLQEVPQSIVYSALFQKQIPGTKPQQVLNVSCKSMQNFHGQMDLLTSEINRWIANHYTVLFIAGTEDRAKRLSLNLSDENIDAHLIEGKTTLTSGTVQIYTGHLHAGFELPEQKLVVITEEEVFAKQARKPKRRQTMSNAERIKSYSELAVGDLVVHVNHGVGKYLGVETLEINGVHKDYLNLRYAGNDKLYVPVEQIDQVQKYVGSEEKDPKIYALGGNDWKKVKSKVKSSVEDIADDLIKLYAEREASVGHKFSEDGPEQGDFEGSFPYQETEDQTRAIAEIKEDMEKQRPMDRLLCGDVGYGKTEVAIRAAFKAIMDGKQVAILVPTTILAQQHFETISERFSEFPITVGVLSRFRSRKEQTEVLKGLKAGSVDLVVGTHRLLSKDIVFKDLGLLIVDEEQRFGVTHKEKIKQLKSNIDVLTLTATPIPRTLHMSMLGVRDLSIIETPPENRFPVQTYVVEYNPSIVREAIEREMTRGGQVYVLYNRVEDIERMTEQIAMLVPDAKVSYAHGQMNERELESIILSFLEGESDVLVTTTIIETGVDIPNVNTLIVSNADKMGLSQLYQIRGRVGRSNRVAYSYFTYQQDKVLTEVAERRLQSIKEFTELGSGFKIAMRDLTIRGAGNLLGAQQHGFIDSVGFDLYSQMLKEAIDERKGTGAKEETFQSELSISVDAYIPERYIPDAKQKIEMYKRFKGIETMDDLTDLQDELIDRFGEYPKQVEYLLGLTKIKHLADQYKVEKINEAKDAIVILLSNETTQSIKIASFMESARAIGRFITVGTQGDQLKVTIKTKSMLAEQMLDTTFEVLQAVKRAHLSQDHVTVS; this is translated from the coding sequence ATGTTAGGATTGCAACAGTTTGTCAGTGGAACGAATGAGCTACAAACCATTGCTAACGGAATAGAAAAAGGTCAAAGTGAACAGGTGCTATCAGGCTTAACAGGTTCATCAAGAACAGTTGCGAGCGCTTCTCTTTATCGGGAAACGCAGCGCAATCAGCTCATTGTGACACATAATTTATTCCAAGCACAAAAAATGTACGAAGATCTTGTTGACTTATTAGGGGAAGAAAAAGTTTATCTTTATCCAGTAAATGAATTAATCTCAGCAGAAATTGCCGTTGCTAGTCCTGAAATGAAAGCGCAACGCATTGATGTGTTAAATCGACTTGTAAATGGGTTTTCAGGAATTATTGTCGTTCCTCTAGCGGGGGTTCGCCGTTTACTACCGCCGAAAACATTATGGGCTCAGTATCAGCTGGATGTAACGGTTGGAACAGACGTTCAAGAACTTGATTCGTTTATTAGTCAGCTGGTGTCAATGGGTTATAGAAGAACCGATATGGTTTCAGCGCCTGGTGAAATGAGTGTCCGTGGTGGCATCATTGATTTGTATCCACTCACTGAAGAACATCCCATTAGAATAGAACTTTTTGATACAGAGATTGATTCTTTACGATACTTCTCGTTAGAAACGCAGCGCTCTGAGGGACAGCTGGAAACAATTAAAATTGGACCTGCGGAAGAAGTATTGTTAACCTCAACACACTATAGTCATGCAGCTTCTGTTTTAGAAGAACAACTAAGCGTAACAACTAAGAAAGTATCGAATAAAAAAACACGAGAATCTTTGCAAGAGCGAATTCCGTTTGAAATTGCGCAATTAAAGCAAGGACAACCGTTTGAAGGTATGTATAAATACATGTCGTTTTATTATGAGAGTCCGCATACGCTTCTCTCCTATATGTCAGAACACGCTGTTATTTGGATTGATGAAATAACTCGTGTAAAAGAGATGTCGGAAAACCTTATTAAAGAGGAAGCAGAGTGGCATACAAGCATGATTGAACAAGGGGCCATTGTGCACGGCGCAGAAATGTCCTATGAACTGCTAAATCGGTTACAAGAAGTCCCTCAATCAATTGTTTACTCAGCTTTATTTCAAAAACAAATTCCAGGGACAAAACCGCAACAGGTGCTTAATGTCTCTTGTAAATCCATGCAAAATTTTCATGGACAAATGGATTTGCTCACATCAGAAATCAATCGCTGGATTGCTAACCACTATACGGTTCTGTTTATTGCTGGAACAGAAGATCGGGCAAAACGACTTTCGTTAAATCTTTCTGATGAGAATATTGACGCTCATCTTATAGAAGGAAAAACAACTTTAACGAGTGGAACGGTGCAAATTTACACGGGTCATTTGCATGCTGGGTTTGAATTACCTGAGCAAAAGCTTGTTGTTATTACAGAAGAAGAAGTGTTTGCCAAACAAGCAAGAAAGCCAAAGCGCCGTCAAACAATGTCCAATGCAGAACGAATTAAAAGTTACTCAGAACTCGCTGTTGGAGACTTAGTTGTTCACGTTAATCATGGTGTTGGGAAGTACTTAGGTGTTGAAACCTTAGAAATAAATGGCGTTCATAAAGATTACTTAAATTTGCGTTACGCTGGAAATGACAAGCTGTATGTTCCAGTAGAACAAATCGACCAAGTCCAGAAATATGTAGGATCTGAGGAAAAAGATCCAAAAATTTATGCGCTTGGCGGAAACGATTGGAAAAAAGTAAAGAGTAAGGTGAAGTCGTCTGTTGAAGATATCGCAGATGATTTAATCAAGCTTTATGCAGAAAGAGAAGCGAGCGTTGGGCACAAATTCTCAGAAGATGGGCCCGAACAGGGTGATTTTGAAGGTTCCTTCCCTTATCAAGAAACGGAAGATCAAACACGTGCCATTGCAGAGATAAAAGAAGACATGGAAAAGCAACGTCCGATGGATCGCTTGCTTTGTGGTGATGTAGGTTATGGTAAGACGGAAGTAGCAATTCGTGCTGCCTTTAAAGCCATTATGGATGGAAAACAAGTGGCAATCCTTGTCCCAACAACGATATTAGCGCAGCAACATTTTGAAACCATTTCAGAACGGTTCTCAGAGTTCCCAATTACGGTTGGTGTGCTTAGCAGATTCCGCTCGAGAAAAGAGCAAACGGAAGTACTAAAAGGCTTAAAGGCAGGTTCTGTGGACTTGGTTGTTGGAACCCATCGCTTATTATCGAAGGATATTGTGTTTAAAGACCTCGGCCTGTTAATTGTCGATGAAGAACAGCGATTTGGCGTCACGCATAAGGAAAAAATCAAACAATTAAAATCGAACATAGACGTATTAACCTTAACAGCAACGCCAATACCAAGGACGCTCCATATGTCCATGCTAGGCGTACGTGACTTATCCATTATTGAGACACCTCCAGAAAATCGCTTCCCCGTTCAAACATATGTGGTGGAATACAATCCATCCATTGTACGAGAAGCCATTGAGCGTGAAATGACTCGGGGTGGTCAAGTCTACGTTCTCTACAACCGCGTAGAAGATATTGAAAGAATGACTGAACAAATAGCCATGCTCGTTCCAGATGCAAAGGTTTCCTATGCGCACGGACAAATGAATGAACGTGAGCTAGAATCGATTATTTTAAGTTTCTTAGAAGGTGAGAGTGACGTATTGGTCACTACGACAATCATTGAAACAGGTGTCGATATTCCGAATGTTAATACACTCATCGTTAGTAATGCCGATAAAATGGGTCTATCACAGCTTTATCAAATTCGTGGTCGAGTTGGTCGTTCAAATCGTGTTGCGTATTCATACTTTACGTACCAACAAGACAAGGTGTTAACGGAAGTAGCTGAGCGTCGACTTCAATCTATTAAAGAATTCACGGAACTTGGTTCTGGGTTTAAGATTGCGATGAGGGATTTAACGATTCGAGGCGCAGGTAATCTTTTAGGAGCCCAGCAGCATGGATTTATTGATTCGGTTGGTTTTGACTTGTACTCTCAAATGCTAAAAGAAGCAATTGATGAGCGGAAAGGAACAGGAGCGAAAGAAGAGACGTTCCAGTCAGAGTTGTCAATTAGTGTAGACGCTTATATTCCAGAGCGCTATATTCCTGATGCGAAGCAAAAGATTGAAATGTATAAGCGATTCAAAGGTATTGAAACAATGGATGACCTAACCGATCTTCAAGATGAATTAATTGATCGGTTTGGTGAATATCCGAAGCAAGTTGAATACTTGTTAGGTCTTACGAAAATAAAGCACCTTGCTGATCAATATAAAGTAGAGAAAATCAATGAAGCGAAAGATGCCATTGTCATTCTCCTTTCAAATGAGACTACACAATCGATCAAAATTGCGTCATTCATGGAATCTGCTCGCGCCATCGGTCGATTTATAACAGTCGGAACTCAAGGGGATCAGTTGAAAGTAACGATAAAAACAAAGAGTATGTTAGCAGAACAAATGCTAGATACGACGTTTGAAGTCCTACAAGCTGTGAAGCGAGCTCATCTAAGCCAAGATCACGTTACCGTTAGCTAG
- a CDS encoding undecaprenyldiphospho-muramoylpentapeptide beta-N-acetylglucosaminyltransferase yields the protein MKKIIFTGGGTAGHVTPNLAIIHQMDRSKWSIAYIGSYDGIERELVEKNNIPYFGISSGKLRRYFDMKNVTDLARISNGLRQARKILKKEKPDVVFSKGGFVTVPVVIAAYSLGIPVHLHESDLTPGLANRIAKRFTKMFYTSFAETAKHFPSEQTNVVGSPIRDDLMSGSRTQGLALTDFIKQKPVLLVMGGSLGAKAINEGIRQSLEDLLNTYQIIHICGKGHLDPALEGKRGYKQYEYVHEELPHLMQAADIVVTRGGSNAIFEFLALQIPMLIIPLSRQSSRGDQILNAQTFVKNGYAHMLEEESMKGDALVKEIHALYANREPILTTMQKSEATRAVPLIIEQLNRI from the coding sequence ATGAAAAAAATAATTTTTACTGGTGGAGGAACCGCAGGACACGTAACACCGAACTTAGCGATTATTCATCAGATGGATCGAAGCAAGTGGTCCATCGCTTATATTGGTTCTTACGATGGCATTGAAAGAGAACTTGTGGAGAAAAACAATATTCCTTATTTTGGAATTTCTAGTGGCAAATTAAGACGCTATTTCGATATGAAAAATGTAACAGATCTTGCTCGAATCTCAAACGGCCTTAGACAGGCTCGTAAAATTTTAAAAAAAGAGAAACCTGATGTGGTCTTCTCTAAAGGCGGGTTCGTAACGGTTCCAGTTGTGATTGCAGCTTATTCACTTGGCATTCCTGTTCACTTACATGAAAGTGACTTAACGCCCGGCTTAGCCAATCGAATTGCCAAGCGCTTTACAAAGATGTTCTACACGTCGTTTGCTGAAACAGCAAAACACTTTCCTAGCGAACAAACAAACGTTGTCGGCTCACCCATCCGTGATGATTTAATGTCTGGTTCACGTACACAAGGGTTGGCACTCACTGACTTTATTAAACAGAAACCCGTACTACTCGTAATGGGTGGAAGTTTAGGGGCTAAGGCGATTAATGAAGGCATTCGTCAATCACTAGAGGATTTGCTTAATACGTATCAAATCATTCATATCTGTGGAAAAGGCCATCTTGATCCTGCACTAGAAGGGAAGCGTGGCTATAAACAATATGAATATGTGCATGAAGAGCTTCCCCACCTCATGCAAGCCGCAGATATCGTTGTCACCCGGGGTGGGTCAAATGCTATTTTTGAATTTCTTGCATTGCAAATCCCTATGCTTATTATCCCGTTGTCGAGACAGAGTAGCCGTGGTGACCAAATTTTGAACGCACAAACGTTTGTAAAGAATGGCTATGCCCACATGCTAGAGGAAGAATCTATGAAAGGCGATGCACTCGTAAAAGAAATCCACGCTTTATATGCGAATCGCGAGCCTATATTAACAACGATGCAGAAAAGCGAAGCAACTCGCGCCGTTCCTCTCATTATTGAACAACTAAACCGAATCTAA